A stretch of the Sphingobacterium thalpophilum genome encodes the following:
- a CDS encoding DUF47 domain-containing protein, producing MSLNSIFQYFVPKDKKFFPLFEQAGNNLIEMSQLLIDIVNSSNPEKKKELTRKMEDLEHRGDNITHQIHLELGKNFITPFDREDIHSLASSLDDVADFIHGAANRMDLYKVEKATEPMIEIATLLVEATEHVSKAIHELRDLKNIRNITDSCVRINSVENKADYIFDKAVADLFEFEKDAISLIKHKEVLSAMEDATDKCEDVANVLESILVKNA from the coding sequence ATGTCTTTAAATAGCATTTTTCAATACTTCGTTCCAAAGGACAAAAAATTCTTCCCTTTGTTTGAACAAGCCGGTAACAACCTGATCGAAATGTCCCAGTTGTTAATAGATATTGTAAACTCAAGCAATCCGGAGAAGAAAAAAGAATTGACCCGCAAAATGGAGGATCTGGAGCATCGCGGTGACAACATCACTCACCAGATTCACCTGGAGCTCGGGAAAAATTTTATTACACCTTTCGATCGTGAGGACATACACTCACTGGCGAGCTCGTTGGACGATGTTGCCGATTTTATCCATGGAGCAGCCAACCGGATGGATCTATACAAAGTGGAAAAAGCAACCGAGCCCATGATTGAAATAGCCACTCTGCTTGTAGAGGCTACCGAACATGTATCAAAGGCAATCCACGAACTTAGAGACTTAAAGAACATCCGTAATATCACGGATTCCTGTGTGCGCATCAACAGTGTAGAAAACAAAGCAGACTATATTTTTGATAAAGCCGTAGCTGACCTTTTTGAATTTGAAAAGGATGCCATCTCATTGATCAAGCACAAAGAAGTGCTGTCGGCCATGGAAGATGCAACAGATAAATGTGAGGATGTTGCTAACGTTTTGGAAAGCATCCTAGTTAAAAACGCATAA
- a CDS encoding sensor histidine kinase, which yields MNFRQLLLANSAGVGIAISTISFYYKHDLQTALIIFFVALVISFLLFNYLFEKYIYRRLNTMYKLIHNLKLGKDLKDAIGEHVSEDPITDAENEVKAWAKDKKNEIEQLKSQEKFRREFLSNISHEFKTPLFATQGYIETLQDGLMEEDLEMAKNFLDKAARNLDRLNYLIQDLDEISKLESGKMVLNIEKFDIVELIKDTSYSLEDKAKQHQIKIEFKPKSGTPHWVKADRNKIHQVLYNLIDNSIKYGKEGGTTKIKIFPLFEQVLIEITDDGYGIEEKNLSRVFERFFRTDKSRSRDIGGSGLGLAIVKHIVEAHQQNVNVRSTEGIGTTFGFTLQKVQAGD from the coding sequence ATGAATTTTAGACAATTATTATTGGCCAATTCCGCAGGAGTGGGCATTGCAATATCGACCATCAGCTTTTACTACAAGCATGATCTACAAACGGCATTGATTATTTTCTTTGTGGCGCTGGTCATCTCCTTTCTCTTATTCAATTACCTTTTTGAGAAATATATCTATCGCAGGCTCAATACCATGTATAAGCTGATCCATAATCTTAAACTGGGCAAAGACCTGAAAGACGCGATTGGCGAACACGTCAGTGAAGATCCGATTACGGATGCAGAAAATGAAGTAAAAGCATGGGCAAAAGATAAAAAAAATGAAATTGAGCAATTGAAGTCCCAGGAAAAATTCCGCCGGGAATTTCTCTCCAATATATCTCATGAATTTAAAACACCGCTTTTTGCCACACAAGGTTATATAGAGACCTTGCAGGATGGACTGATGGAAGAGGACCTGGAAATGGCAAAAAATTTTTTGGATAAAGCCGCACGAAACCTCGATAGATTAAATTACCTGATCCAGGATCTCGATGAAATTTCCAAACTGGAATCCGGCAAAATGGTACTGAACATTGAGAAATTCGACATTGTGGAGCTCATCAAAGACACGTCCTACTCGTTAGAAGATAAGGCCAAACAACATCAGATCAAAATCGAGTTTAAGCCCAAATCGGGCACCCCACATTGGGTGAAGGCAGACCGGAATAAGATCCATCAGGTCCTCTATAACCTAATTGATAATTCCATTAAATATGGGAAAGAAGGGGGGACCACAAAGATCAAGATCTTTCCGCTGTTTGAACAGGTGTTGATCGAAATCACCGATGACGGTTATGGCATCGAAGAAAAGAATCTCAGCCGTGTGTTTGAGCGTTTCTTCCGGACAGACAAAAGCCGATCCAGGGATATCGGCGGCTCAGGACTCGGATTGGCCATTGTAAAACATATCGTCGAGGCACATCAGCAGAATGTCAACGTGCGCAGCACAGAAGGTATCGGCACAACGTTTGGATTCACTTTGCAAAAAGTTCAGGCCGGCGACTAA
- a CDS encoding phosphatidylserine decarboxylase family protein gives MKFHKEGYTTLAIAVLFIFIINAVADYYDASDYVKWFIYALSAFLFITVVQFFRSPKKVVVPQDDIILCPADGKVVVIEETEETEYFHDKRIQVSIFMSPVNVHVNRNPISGLVTFFKYHPGKFLVAWHPKSSTDNERTTVVVKDKAGREVLFRQIAGALARRIVWYVKEKDEVIQGSEFGFIKFGSRVDLFLPLGTKIDVNIGDKVVGGKTIIGKF, from the coding sequence ATGAAATTCCATAAAGAAGGATATACCACATTAGCAATAGCTGTACTTTTTATTTTCATTATCAATGCTGTTGCAGATTATTACGACGCCTCGGACTATGTAAAATGGTTTATTTATGCGCTGTCCGCATTTCTATTCATTACTGTGGTCCAATTTTTCAGAAGTCCCAAAAAAGTCGTGGTTCCACAGGATGACATCATCTTGTGCCCCGCAGATGGGAAGGTGGTCGTCATAGAAGAAACCGAGGAGACCGAGTATTTTCACGATAAACGGATTCAGGTATCCATTTTTATGTCCCCCGTGAATGTTCATGTCAACAGAAATCCAATTAGTGGACTGGTTACCTTTTTCAAGTACCATCCGGGTAAATTCTTGGTTGCCTGGCATCCCAAGTCTTCGACAGACAATGAGCGAACAACTGTTGTTGTCAAAGACAAAGCGGGCAGAGAAGTACTTTTTCGCCAGATCGCAGGAGCCTTGGCCCGCCGGATTGTGTGGTACGTAAAAGAAAAAGATGAAGTGATTCAGGGCAGTGAGTTCGGTTTCATTAAATTCGGCTCGCGCGTAGACCTGTTCTTGCCATTGGGAACCAAAATCGATGTCAATATCGGCGATAAAGTGGTCGGAGGTAAAACTATTATCGGAAAATTTTAA
- a CDS encoding toxin-antitoxin system YwqK family antitoxin yields MIKKIIFILLVMCPFCLTEVQAQQDKPVFYEKLDQGLIRFYFDKYYYLAAKDCEFKTIERVSKFDFTKQVFEGEFRDFAPDGSRMLVGNYTDGKKEGLFQAFHPNGVLKWEVNFKANFPTGDWKYYYPDGKPLLTISYGDYGYFIKDYWDNRGKQEVINGEGNYEFAIPFEGFTEFGFDFYLRKGKVKNGKPQGNWNTYFYNVGQQPVYAMTQRFVNGEIVTTYDDNDELRTEDFQSLSLLPYDYFIRAELLQSKSCSFDDYSNFYAFVAKRFTDGFNKSGMELTRQLNFSYEVEVKKTGLANIRSLKLTTDSSNEDYLNILNRIAKSIDFYFPTYQQDQPQEDTIRVTGSLSVGNDGKVYAHSIKMERQIDNSSK; encoded by the coding sequence AGGCCCAGCAGGACAAACCTGTCTTTTACGAAAAGCTAGATCAGGGCTTAATCCGTTTTTATTTTGATAAATACTATTATCTTGCGGCCAAAGATTGTGAATTTAAAACGATTGAACGCGTCAGCAAATTTGATTTTACCAAACAGGTTTTCGAAGGCGAATTCCGGGATTTTGCGCCGGATGGCAGCCGGATGCTGGTGGGAAATTATACAGACGGCAAAAAGGAAGGCCTTTTTCAGGCTTTTCACCCCAATGGCGTCTTAAAATGGGAGGTCAATTTTAAAGCCAACTTCCCCACAGGAGACTGGAAATATTACTATCCGGATGGCAAACCGCTGCTGACCATTAGCTATGGCGACTACGGTTATTTCATCAAAGACTATTGGGACAACCGTGGAAAACAGGAGGTCATCAACGGTGAAGGCAACTACGAATTTGCCATACCTTTTGAAGGCTTCACCGAATTCGGGTTTGATTTTTATCTGCGCAAGGGCAAAGTAAAAAACGGCAAGCCACAAGGCAACTGGAATACGTATTTTTACAATGTTGGACAGCAGCCGGTCTACGCGATGACACAACGTTTTGTCAATGGCGAGATTGTGACCACCTATGACGACAATGATGAGCTTCGCACGGAGGACTTTCAGTCATTGAGCCTACTACCTTATGATTATTTTATCCGTGCCGAACTGCTGCAGAGCAAGTCCTGCAGTTTTGATGATTATTCCAACTTCTATGCTTTTGTTGCCAAACGTTTCACGGATGGGTTCAACAAGAGCGGCATGGAACTCACACGGCAGTTAAATTTCTCCTATGAAGTGGAAGTCAAAAAAACAGGTCTGGCAAACATCAGAAGCCTAAAGCTAACCACAGATTCGAGTAATGAAGATTATCTCAATATACTAAACCGCATTGCTAAAAGTATTGACTTTTATTTCCCGACGTACCAACAAGATCAGCCCCAGGAAGATACCATTAGAGTAACAGGGAGCCTGAGTGTAGGTAACGACGGAAAGGTCTATGCCCACTCAATTAAAATGGAAAGACAAATAGACAATTCGAGTAAATAA